One genomic segment of Suncus etruscus isolate mSunEtr1 chromosome 15, mSunEtr1.pri.cur, whole genome shotgun sequence includes these proteins:
- the QPRT gene encoding nicotinate-nucleotide pyrophosphorylase [carboxylating], whose translation MDPEGLALQLPPATLDTLVDNWLHEDCPGLNPAALITGAAPVCAMLWAKSPGVLAGRPFFDAVFAHVNCQVSWFHPEGVPLVPVERVAKVWGPAHGLLLGERVALNALARCSGVASMAAAAVRAARDTGWAGQVAGTRKTTPGFRLVEKYGLLVGGAATHRYDLGALVMVKDNHVVAAGSVEKAVCGARRAAAFALKVEVECSSLQEALLAAKAGADILMLDNFQPQELHPTAAALKAQFPSVSVEASGGITLDNLPQFCGPHIDIISLGLLTQAAPALDFSLKLFDEGTTPVPYARRA comes from the exons ATGGACCCTGAAG GTCTGGCACTCCAGCTGCCCCCGGCTACCTTGGACACTCTGGTGGACAACTGGCTCCATGAGGACTGCCCAGGCCTCAACCCCGCCGCCCTGATCACCGGGGCAGCCCCTGTGTGTGCGATGCTATGGGCCAAGTCTCCCGGGGTCCTGGCTGGACGGCCTTTCTTTGACGCGGTCTTTGCCCACGTCAACTGTCAGGTGTCCTGGTTCCATCCCGAGGGGGTCCCGCTCGTGCCCGTGGAGCGGGTGGCGAAGGTGTGGGGCCCTGCACATGGCCTTCTGCTGGGGGAGCGTGTAGCCCTGAATGCTCTGGCACGCTGCAGCGGAGTGGCCAGCATGGCGGCGGCAGCGGTGCGTGCAGCGAGGGACACGGGCTGGGCCGGGCAGGTGGCAGGCACCAGAAAGACAACGCCCGGTTTCCGGCTGGTGGAGAAGTACGGGCTGCTCGTGGGTGGCGCTGCCACGCATCGCTATGACCTGGGTGCGCTGGTGATGGTGAAGGACAATCACGTAGTGGCGGCGGGGAGTGTGGAGAAG GCGGTGTGTGGGGCCCGGAGGGCAGCAGCCTTCGCCCTGAAGGTGGAGGTCGAGTGCAGTAGCCTGCAAGAGGCGCTTCTCGCAGCCAAGGCTGGTGCCGACATCCTCATGCTCGACAACTTCCAGCCTCAG GAGCTGCACCCAACAGCTGCAGCGCTGAAGGCCCAGTTCCCAAGTGTGAGCGTGGAGGCCAGTGGGGGCATTACCCTGGACAACCTGCCTCAGTTCTGTGGGCCCCACATCGACATCATCTCTCTGGGGCTGCTCACCCAGGCTGCCCCCGCCCTGGATTTCTCTCTTAAACTGTTTGATGAGGGCACCACGCCAGTGCCCTATGCCCGCAGGGCCTGA